The Stigmatella aurantiaca DW4/3-1 genome contains the following window.
GGCGGATTACCCGGTGCTCCTCGGCGACGACGCGCTGAGGAGGGCTTTCCGGGTGAACCAGTACCCCACCCTCTTCGTCATCTCCCCGCAGGGCACCATCGCCCAGGCGGCCATTGGCTATACCACCCAAGCCGGACTGCTGTGGCGGGTCTGGCGCTCCGGCTAGTCCGGAAAAGGAACGCGAGATGCGCGCAGTGGTCTTCGAGCACGACGAGAACACGGGCGTGGGGCGGATAGGCCCCGCGCTCCAGCAAGCGGGGTTCACCCTCGTCAAGCGCTTCCGCTCGGTGCGCCGCGAGGACGTGGACGCCGAGCTGGTGGTGGTGATGGGCGGACACATGGGCGCCTACGAGGGGGCGCAGCACCCTTTCCTCCACGAGGAGATCGCCCTGCTCGCCGAGCGGCTGGCCAATGAGCGGCCCTGCCTCGGCATCTGCCTGGGCGCGCAGATGATGGCCTCCGCCGCCGGGGTGGACGTGTTCCCCGGCAAGAACGGGTTCGAGGTGGGCGCCGCCCCCGTGCGGTGGACGCCCGAGGGGCTGAAGGATCCGGTCATCGCCGGCGTCCGCCCCCGCACCGTGGTGGCCCACTGGCACCAGGACACCTTCAAGCCCGTGCCCGGGGCCACGCTGCTCGCCTCCACGGACCGGTACACGCAGCAAGCCTTCCGGCTGGGCAACTCCTATGGCTTTCAGTTCCACCTAGAGCTGGAGGCCAGCGTGCTCGACAGCTGGCTGACCCAGTGGCCGGAAGAGCTGAACCACCACGGCACGGACATTTCCGCCGTCCGCAACCAACTGCCCAAGCTCAAGGCCGCCCAGGCGGAACTCGACGAGCTGATGCACCGCCTGGCCCACCATTTCGCCAAGGCCGTCCGTTAAAGACGCTCCCGCCATGTCCGCCCCTTCTCCCGCCCAGCCCCCCCCGCTCGCCAGCTCCTTTTTGGAAGGGGGAGAAGAGATGGGGGCGCTCATGCGCTGATCTGCCCCGCATCATGGAATCCACCTCGAAGAAGAACCCAGCACCGCCTTGAGGCAGACACGGCCATGTCCCGTCCCTCCCCCTTCCCCGCTCCTGTCTCCTGGCACCTGCTCACGGGCGAGTATCCCCCCCAACCCGGGGGGGTCAGCGACTACACGCGGCTGGTCGCACGGGCCCTGGTCCAGGCGGGTGAGCGCGTCCACGTCTGGGCGCCGGGAGCGCCAGAAGCGCTTGGGGAGGACGGGGTGCAGGTCCACCGCGTGCCGGGGCTCTTCACCCCCGTGGGCCTGGCGAAGCTGACATGGGCGCTCGAGCGGCTTCCGGGCCCCCGGCGGCTGCTGCTCCAGTATGTGCCGCATGCCTTCGGGATGAAGGCGATGAACATTCCGTTCTGCGCCTGGTTCGCCGCGCGACGGCAAGACGAGCGCTGGGTCTTCTTCCATGAAGTGGTGTACCCATGGAGCCCTGGCGCCCCGCTGCGGCACCAGTTGCTGGCGGGCGCCACGCGGGTGATGGCGCACCTGGCCGCCGGGAACGCGGCGAGGACGTTCGTCTCCATCCCCACCTGGAGGGAGTACCTGCCCGAGGGGACCCGCGCGCGCGCCGAGTGGCGTCCCGTGCCGAGCACCTTGCCCATCGAAGCGCCCCCGGAGGCGGTGGCGCGCCTGCGCGCGGAGCTGGGACCGGGGCCCTGGATCGGCCACTTCGGAACGTATGGGAAGGCCACCGCCGAGCCGCTGGAGCGGGTGCTGGTGCCGCTGCTGCGCGCGGGGCCGGAGCGCCGGGCCCTGCTGCTCGGCCGGGGCAGCCAGGCCTATGCCGCCGGACTGGCGCAGCGCCACCCGGAGCTGGCGAACCGGCTGCTCTTCCGCGACTCGCTCTCGCCGGAGGACGTCGTGGTGCACCTGAAGGCGAGCGACCTGCTCGTGCAGCCCTATCCGG
Protein-coding sequences here:
- a CDS encoding glutamine amidotransferase-related protein, whose amino-acid sequence is MRAVVFEHDENTGVGRIGPALQQAGFTLVKRFRSVRREDVDAELVVVMGGHMGAYEGAQHPFLHEEIALLAERLANERPCLGICLGAQMMASAAGVDVFPGKNGFEVGAAPVRWTPEGLKDPVIAGVRPRTVVAHWHQDTFKPVPGATLLASTDRYTQQAFRLGNSYGFQFHLELEASVLDSWLTQWPEELNHHGTDISAVRNQLPKLKAAQAELDELMHRLAHHFAKAVR
- a CDS encoding glycosyltransferase family 4 protein, with translation MSRPSPFPAPVSWHLLTGEYPPQPGGVSDYTRLVARALVQAGERVHVWAPGAPEALGEDGVQVHRVPGLFTPVGLAKLTWALERLPGPRRLLLQYVPHAFGMKAMNIPFCAWFAARRQDERWVFFHEVVYPWSPGAPLRHQLLAGATRVMAHLAAGNAARTFVSIPTWREYLPEGTRARAEWRPVPSTLPIEAPPEAVARLRAELGPGPWIGHFGTYGKATAEPLERVLVPLLRAGPERRALLLGRGSQAYAAGLAQRHPELANRLLFRDSLSPEDVVVHLKASDLLVQPYPDGVSARRTTTMAGMALGLPLVTNTGHLTEPIWRGLGAVALAEGTDPAPLAALAERLLSHPQERAALGAHAAEIYRERFSLERTVEALLSAPPSEGQETP